The following proteins are encoded in a genomic region of Oncorhynchus kisutch isolate 150728-3 linkage group LG6, Okis_V2, whole genome shotgun sequence:
- the LOC109891801 gene encoding class A basic helix-loop-helix protein 9-like has protein sequence MSCSSLARLEEFSEEELELSMLGQGENDEVSDDSPVGPLQDSEGSASSPPSDDTEGGQSKKRSRPVRSKARRVAANVRERKRILDYNQAFNALRVALNHDLSGKRLSKISTLQRAINRISALSVFLSSNPPSKPCSHRECHRPAGRSLAVGTSQNYVSCNHTSLPHQIQPQQGTHPHRLPTETHLYIDSLGSSCPPSPHYPCYPAKGQLYPSRGHCGTGNPLEQPPSPIRYTQVGEGLGYQTRGWASCAQGYIDAFMESSPALGLPWQVSHIQETAGPQHSLPLL, from the exons ATGAGCTGCAGCAGTCTGGCAAGGTTAGAGGAATTTTCAGAGGAGGAGCTGGAGCTGAGCATGCTAGGTCAGGGAGAGAATGATGAGGTGAGCGACGACAGCCCCGTGGGCCCCTTGCAGGACAGCGAGGGCTCGGCCAGCAGCCCTCCCAGCGATGACACTGAGGGGGGCCAGTCCAAGAAGCGTAGCCGCCCGGTCCGCTCCAAGGCCCGCCGTGTGGCCGCCAACGTACGTGAACGCAAAcgcatcctggactacaaccaggCCTTCAACGCTCTGCGTGTGGCACTCAACCACGACCTCAGCGGCAAGCGGCTCTCCAAGATTTCCACCCTGCAGAGGGCCATCAACCGCATCTCagccctctctgtcttcctcagcTCCAACCCCCCCAGTAAGCCTTGCTCCCACCGGGAGTGCCACAGGCCAGCTGGGAGGTCATTGGCGGTGGGAACA TCCCAGAACTACGTCTCCTGTAACCACACATCACTCCCCCATCAGATCCAGCCTCAGCAGGGAACCCACCCTCACAGGCTGCCAACAGAGACACACCTCTACATTGACAGCTTGGGCTCCTCATGCCCCCCCTCACCACACTACCCCTGCTATCCTGCCAAGGGCCAGTTGTACCCCTCACGCGGACACTGTGGGACAGGGAACCCCTTGGAGCAGCCACCAAGCCCTATTAGGTACACCCAGGTGGGCGAAGGGCTGGGGTACCAGACTAGGGGGTGGGCCTCCTGCGCCCAGGGCTACATTGATGCCTTTATGGAGTCGTCTCCAGCCCTGGGCCTCCCCTGGCAGGTGAGCCACATCCAGGAGACAGCAGGCCCCCAGCACAGCCTGCCCCTACTCTGA